Proteins encoded within one genomic window of Brenneria nigrifluens DSM 30175 = ATCC 13028:
- the glgA gene encoding glycogen synthase GlgA yields the protein MQVLHVCSELFPLLKTGGLADVVGALPAAQIAAGMDVRVMLPAFPALKKGIVNTQVVRELDTFAGHVTLLFGHFNGVGIYLIDAPTLYQRAGSPYHDPALYAYADNYLRFALLGWMGSEVACGLDHYWRPDIVHAHDWHAGLTCAYLAARNRPAKSVFTVHNLAYQGLFDARHMAELQLPADFFQVYGLEFHGQLSYLKAGLYYADHVTTVSPTYAHEITLPEYGYGLEGLLKTREEEGRLSGILNGVDDAIWNPAYDSLLTSHYNRDVLANKAENKRHLQTAMGLKVDDKAPVFAIVSRLTSQKGLDIALSAVPDLLDQGGQLVVLGAGDAQLQEGFLAAAAKYHGQVGVQIGYHEAFSHRIIGGADVIMVPSRFEPCGLTQLYGLKYGTLPLVRRTGGLADTVADCSLENLADGLASGFVFNDSNVGSLSRAIRRVFVLWSRPTLWRYVQRQAMAMDFSWQVAAQAYRTLYQRLW from the coding sequence ATGCAGGTATTACATGTTTGTTCAGAGCTGTTTCCACTGTTGAAAACCGGTGGTCTGGCGGATGTGGTCGGGGCATTGCCGGCGGCGCAGATTGCGGCGGGCATGGATGTCCGGGTGATGCTGCCCGCCTTCCCCGCGCTGAAAAAAGGGATCGTCAATACGCAGGTGGTACGTGAACTGGATACGTTCGCCGGGCATGTCACCCTGCTGTTCGGCCATTTTAACGGCGTCGGAATTTATCTGATCGACGCCCCGACGCTGTATCAGCGCGCGGGCAGTCCCTATCACGACCCCGCGCTGTACGCCTATGCGGATAACTATTTACGCTTCGCGCTGCTGGGCTGGATGGGGAGTGAAGTGGCCTGCGGGCTGGATCATTACTGGCGGCCCGACATCGTGCATGCCCATGACTGGCATGCCGGATTGACCTGCGCCTATCTGGCCGCCCGCAACCGCCCGGCAAAATCGGTATTTACCGTCCATAATTTAGCCTATCAGGGGTTGTTTGACGCCCGGCATATGGCCGAGCTGCAACTGCCTGCGGATTTCTTTCAGGTTTATGGGCTGGAGTTCCATGGGCAGCTTTCCTATCTCAAGGCCGGGCTGTATTACGCGGATCACGTTACCACCGTCAGCCCGACCTATGCGCATGAAATCACCCTGCCCGAATACGGTTATGGTTTGGAAGGATTATTGAAAACCCGCGAGGAGGAGGGGCGTTTATCGGGCATTCTCAACGGGGTGGACGACGCCATCTGGAATCCGGCGTATGACTCCTTGCTGACCAGCCATTACAACCGGGACGTGCTGGCGAACAAGGCCGAGAATAAACGGCATCTGCAAACGGCGATGGGACTCAAAGTGGATGACAAAGCGCCGGTGTTCGCCATCGTCAGCCGCCTGACCAGCCAGAAAGGGCTGGATATTGCCTTGAGCGCGGTGCCCGATCTGCTGGACCAGGGAGGGCAACTGGTGGTATTGGGGGCGGGCGACGCCCAATTACAGGAGGGATTTCTGGCCGCCGCCGCCAAGTATCACGGTCAGGTCGGGGTGCAGATTGGTTATCACGAAGCCTTTTCTCACCGCATCATCGGCGGGGCGGACGTCATTATGGTTCCCAGCCGGTTTGAGCCCTGCGGGTTAACGCAGCTCTACGGGCTGAAATACGGCACCTTGCCGCTGGTGCGCCGTACCGGGGGGCTGGCGGATACGGTGGCGGATTGTTCGCTGGAAAATCTGGCGGATGGCCTGGCGAGCGGCTTTGTGTTTAACGATAGCAATGTCGGGTCGTTATCCCGGGCGATCCGTCGGGTGTTTGTACTATGGTCGCGCCCGACGCTGTGGCGTTATGTGCAGCGTCAGGCGATGGCGATGGATTTTAGTTGGCAGGTCGCCGCTCAGGCTTATCGTACGTTATATCAACGCTTGTGGTAA
- the glgB gene encoding 1,4-alpha-glucan branching enzyme — protein MPEFSDAINSLIAGHYADPFSLLGMHQSAKGLEVRALLPDAREVWVVEADNGRKVAQLGCDDERGFFSAVLPRRKKPFHYRLAVTWQQETYLLEDPYRFGPLLQDLDIWLLAEGTHLRPYERLGAHLTTLDGVEGTRFAVWAPNARRVSVVGQFNFWDGRRHPMRLRKENGIWELFLPGVTQGQLYKYEMIDRGGNVRLKADPYAFEAQMRPDTASLITPLPDKVPTSEARRRANGLQAPISIYEVHLGSWRRHTDNNFWLSYQELAEQLIAYVTEMGFTHIELMPINEHPFDGSWGYQPLGLYAPTRRFGTPQEFRKFIDAFHEAGINVLLDWVPGHFPGDEYGLAQFDGTALYEYADPKEGYHQDWNTLIYNYGRHEVRNYLAGNALFWMEHYGIDGLRVDAVASMIYRDYSRNQGEWVPNHYGGKENLEAISFLRYTNQMLGHAAPGAITLAEESTDYPGVTLPPDCNGLGFHYKWNLGWMHDTLSYMQLDPVHRKYHHDRLTFGMLYAYSENFVLPISHDEVVHGKRSLLDRMPGDAWQKFANLRAYFGFMWAFPGKKLLFMGCEFAQGREWNYDASLDWHLLDEPEGWHRGVQQLVRDLNHCYRQRPPLYQLDFQPQGFEWLVVDDRENSVFAFVRRDEQGNEILVVSNFTPVPRYGYRIGINQPGWWREIVNTDSHYYHGGNLGNDGPVHSEDIGSHQRPQSLVLTIPPLATLYLAREA, from the coding sequence ATGCCGGAGTTTTCTGATGCGATTAATTCACTTATTGCCGGGCATTATGCCGATCCATTTTCACTATTGGGAATGCACCAAAGCGCCAAAGGTCTTGAAGTACGGGCATTATTGCCCGATGCCCGGGAAGTATGGGTGGTGGAGGCCGATAACGGGCGTAAGGTAGCGCAGTTGGGGTGCGATGATGAGCGCGGTTTTTTTTCCGCCGTGCTGCCGCGCCGAAAAAAACCGTTTCACTACCGCCTGGCGGTGACCTGGCAACAGGAAACCTATCTGCTTGAAGATCCCTACCGTTTCGGGCCGCTGTTGCAGGATCTGGATATCTGGCTGCTGGCGGAAGGCACGCATCTGCGTCCGTATGAACGTCTGGGCGCGCATCTGACAACGCTGGATGGGGTGGAAGGAACGCGTTTTGCGGTCTGGGCGCCGAATGCGCGGCGCGTTTCCGTCGTCGGTCAGTTCAATTTCTGGGACGGTCGCCGCCATCCTATGCGTTTAAGAAAGGAGAACGGCATTTGGGAGCTGTTTCTGCCCGGCGTGACGCAGGGACAGCTGTATAAATATGAGATGATCGACCGCGGCGGCAACGTGCGTCTGAAGGCCGATCCCTACGCGTTTGAAGCGCAAATGCGCCCGGATACCGCTTCTCTGATTACCCCGTTGCCGGATAAGGTCCCCACCAGCGAAGCGAGGCGCCGGGCGAATGGCTTACAGGCGCCGATTTCCATTTATGAAGTTCATCTTGGCTCCTGGCGGCGGCATACGGATAACAATTTCTGGCTCAGCTATCAGGAACTGGCGGAGCAGCTTATCGCCTACGTCACGGAAATGGGCTTTACCCATATCGAACTGATGCCCATCAATGAACATCCGTTTGACGGCAGTTGGGGCTACCAGCCGCTCGGCCTGTATGCGCCGACGCGCCGCTTCGGCACGCCGCAGGAGTTCAGAAAATTTATCGACGCCTTTCATGAGGCGGGCATCAACGTGCTGCTGGACTGGGTGCCGGGGCATTTCCCCGGCGACGAATACGGTCTGGCGCAGTTCGACGGCACGGCGCTGTATGAATATGCCGATCCCAAGGAAGGCTACCATCAGGACTGGAATACCCTGATTTACAACTACGGCCGCCATGAGGTGCGCAATTATCTGGCGGGCAACGCCCTGTTCTGGATGGAGCACTACGGCATCGACGGGCTGCGGGTGGACGCGGTGGCGTCGATGATCTATCGCGACTACAGCCGTAACCAAGGGGAGTGGGTGCCGAACCACTACGGCGGAAAAGAGAATCTCGAAGCCATCTCCTTCCTGCGCTACACCAACCAGATGCTGGGCCATGCCGCGCCGGGCGCCATTACCCTCGCCGAGGAGTCGACGGATTATCCGGGGGTGACGCTCCCCCCCGACTGCAACGGTCTGGGGTTTCATTACAAGTGGAACCTGGGATGGATGCACGACACCTTGTCTTACATGCAGCTCGACCCGGTTCACCGCAAATACCACCACGACAGGTTGACGTTCGGCATGCTGTACGCCTACAGCGAAAACTTCGTCCTGCCGATTTCTCATGACGAAGTGGTGCACGGCAAGCGTTCGCTGCTTGACCGCATGCCCGGCGACGCCTGGCAGAAGTTCGCCAACCTGCGGGCGTACTTCGGTTTTATGTGGGCGTTTCCCGGTAAAAAACTGCTGTTTATGGGGTGCGAGTTCGCGCAGGGGCGCGAGTGGAATTACGACGCCAGCCTGGACTGGCATCTGCTGGACGAGCCGGAGGGCTGGCATCGCGGCGTGCAGCAGCTGGTGCGCGATCTCAACCACTGTTATCGCCAACGGCCGCCGCTGTATCAGCTGGATTTCCAGCCGCAGGGCTTCGAGTGGCTGGTGGTGGATGACCGGGAAAACTCGGTGTTCGCCTTTGTGCGGCGCGACGAGCAGGGCAATGAAATTCTGGTGGTGAGTAATTTTACCCCGGTGCCGCGCTACGGCTATCGCATCGGCATCAATCAGCCCGGCTGGTGGCGGGAGATAGTCAACACCGACTCCCATTATTACCACGGCGGCAATCTGGGCAATGACGGACCGGTGCACAGCGAAGATATCGGCAGCCACCAGCGGCCGCAGTCGCTGGTGCTGACCATTCCTCCATTGGCGACGCTGTATCTGGCGAGGGAGGCATGA
- a CDS encoding toxin: MEAIFVELPFFERHRAEYLSDDEYRDFQQMLLAYPQCGDVIQHTGGLRKVRFGDNRRGKGKRGGIRVIYYWWIEKSRFLLFTVYGKNEQDDLSKQQREILRHMLDRLKKGQSI; the protein is encoded by the coding sequence ATGGAAGCTATTTTCGTAGAATTACCTTTCTTTGAAAGGCACAGGGCAGAATATCTTTCCGATGATGAATATCGGGATTTTCAGCAAATGCTATTGGCTTACCCGCAATGTGGCGACGTTATTCAGCACACAGGGGGGCTTAGAAAAGTTCGGTTTGGCGATAACAGACGAGGTAAAGGGAAACGCGGCGGTATTCGTGTTATCTACTATTGGTGGATTGAAAAATCACGCTTTCTGCTTTTTACGGTTTACGGCAAAAACGAGCAGGACGATTTGTCAAAACAACAACGTGAAATTCTGCGGCACATGCTGGATAGGCTCAAGAAAGGGCAAAGTATATGA
- a CDS encoding helix-turn-helix domain-containing protein — protein sequence MSNRNLFDELVDGMKAWGEMNAGKKTLKSHRVAIRKRVSMTPDELKSVREKLNLSQAVFAQYLHTAETTYQNWEQGRAKPNPQAVLLIKMVEQNPDTLRTLAAL from the coding sequence ATGAGTAATCGTAATCTATTTGATGAGCTGGTTGACGGAATGAAGGCATGGGGTGAGATGAATGCGGGTAAGAAAACGCTGAAATCCCATCGTGTCGCCATCAGAAAACGCGTATCCATGACGCCGGATGAACTCAAATCCGTACGGGAAAAGTTGAATCTGTCGCAGGCGGTTTTCGCTCAGTATCTTCATACCGCGGAAACAACCTATCAGAACTGGGAACAAGGCAGGGCAAAACCTAATCCACAGGCGGTTTTATTGATTAAAATGGTAGAACAAAACCCGGATACGCTTCGCACGCTGGCCGCATTGTGA
- a CDS encoding LysR family transcriptional regulator, translated as MSIGKLPNLRLLYIFTVVAKHQGYARAQQELNLTISAISNYMSELEEKLGFVLCQRGRGGFALTLKGEAFLQQTLYLMNNLENFDRYTATLQGEQGGTLRLGVLDATVTDPVLSIADAIGRFSDRFPLVHINLQIKSPHALLQGILDNELDVAVGNFPLQGNSVIAHPLYREQHWLYCSDQHELFGVAHPEASHVAQMRMVTRSYWSSSDLGKRGFKQSTATVESMEAQLLLILSGKYIGYLPEHYALPWVQRRRLRALLPTDYGYQAPFSLIFRRGRSKEVLIRAIRDLLRSASKAQRARL; from the coding sequence ATGTCCATTGGAAAACTGCCTAATCTGCGCTTGCTGTATATTTTCACCGTCGTGGCGAAACATCAGGGGTATGCCCGCGCCCAGCAGGAGCTTAACCTGACTATTTCCGCCATCAGCAACTACATGAGCGAATTGGAAGAGAAGCTGGGATTCGTACTCTGCCAGCGCGGCCGGGGCGGTTTCGCGCTGACCCTCAAAGGCGAGGCGTTTTTGCAGCAGACGCTGTATCTAATGAACAATCTGGAAAATTTCGATCGCTATACCGCCACGCTACAGGGAGAACAGGGCGGGACTTTGCGCCTAGGCGTACTTGACGCCACGGTCACCGATCCGGTGCTCTCCATCGCCGACGCCATCGGCCGCTTCAGCGACCGGTTTCCTTTGGTGCACATCAATCTGCAAATCAAAAGCCCGCATGCGCTGTTGCAGGGCATTCTGGATAACGAGCTGGATGTGGCGGTAGGCAATTTTCCGCTACAGGGCAACAGCGTGATCGCCCACCCGCTGTACCGCGAACAGCATTGGCTGTATTGCAGCGACCAGCACGAGCTGTTCGGGGTGGCGCATCCCGAAGCGTCGCATGTCGCCCAGATGCGTATGGTGACGCGCAGCTACTGGAGCTCGTCGGATTTGGGCAAACGGGGTTTCAAGCAGAGCACCGCCACCGTGGAAAGCATGGAGGCGCAGCTGTTGTTGATCCTGTCGGGAAAATATATCGGCTATTTGCCTGAGCACTATGCGTTGCCCTGGGTGCAGAGGCGGCGACTGCGCGCGCTGCTGCCCACCGACTATGGCTATCAGGCGCCGTTTTCGTTGATCTTCCGCCGCGGGCGCAGCAAAGAAGTATTGATTCGCGCGATACGCGACCTGTTGCGTTCGGCCTCCAAAGCGCAGCGCGCCCGGCTGTGA
- the glgC gene encoding glucose-1-phosphate adenylyltransferase has protein sequence MVSNDKNDPLMLARQLPLKSVALILAGGRGTRLKDLTALRAKPAVHFGGKFRIIDFALSNCLNSGIRRIGVITQYQSHTLVQHIQRGWSFLNVEMNEFIDLLPAQQRNSAAEHWYRGTADAVCQNLDIIRRYRAEYVVILAGDHIYKMDYSRMLIDHVEKGAECTVACLPVPLREASAFGVMSVDSQLRILDFAEKPAQPVPMPDNPDMALASMGIYVFNADYLYRLLEEDLSVAESNHDFGQDLIPKIVSQRDAWAHPFTLSSVTSGDSDRPYWRDVGTLEAYWQANLDLASVTPELDMYDRSWPIRSAIESLPPAKFVQDHSGSHGMTMNSLVSGGCIVSGSVVTHSVLFPRVRVNSFCSIDSTVLLPDVVVGRSCRLRRCVIDRACQLPEGTVIGENAEEDSRRFYRSEEGIVLVTRAMLEKR, from the coding sequence ATGGTGAGTAACGATAAAAACGATCCCCTGATGCTGGCAAGACAATTACCGCTTAAATCGGTGGCGTTAATTCTGGCGGGAGGCCGGGGAACGCGTTTAAAAGATCTGACGGCTTTGCGCGCCAAGCCCGCCGTTCATTTCGGCGGCAAATTCCGCATTATTGATTTCGCCTTGTCCAACTGTCTCAACTCCGGCATCCGGCGCATCGGGGTGATTACGCAATATCAGTCGCATACGCTGGTGCAGCATATTCAGCGCGGCTGGTCTTTCCTGAACGTGGAGATGAATGAGTTTATCGATCTGCTGCCGGCGCAGCAGCGCAACTCCGCCGCCGAACACTGGTATCGCGGCACCGCCGATGCGGTGTGTCAGAATCTGGATATCATCCGCCGTTATCGGGCGGAGTACGTGGTGATACTGGCGGGCGATCATATCTACAAGATGGATTATTCACGCATGCTGATCGACCATGTGGAAAAGGGGGCGGAATGCACCGTGGCCTGCCTGCCGGTGCCGCTGCGGGAAGCCAGCGCCTTCGGCGTGATGAGCGTGGACAGCCAGCTCCGCATCCTCGATTTCGCCGAAAAACCGGCGCAGCCGGTGCCGATGCCGGATAACCCGGATATGGCGCTGGCAAGCATGGGGATCTATGTTTTTAATGCCGACTACCTCTACCGACTGCTGGAAGAAGATCTCAGCGTGGCGGAATCCAACCATGATTTCGGTCAGGACCTGATCCCGAAAATTGTTTCCCAACGCGACGCCTGGGCCCATCCCTTTACCCTCTCCAGCGTCACCTCTGGCGATAGCGATCGCCCCTACTGGCGGGATGTCGGCACCCTGGAGGCGTACTGGCAGGCGAATCTCGATTTGGCGTCCGTTACGCCGGAACTGGATATGTACGACCGTAGCTGGCCGATTCGCTCGGCGATCGAGTCATTGCCGCCGGCGAAATTCGTTCAGGATCACTCCGGCAGCCACGGTATGACCATGAACTCGCTGGTTTCCGGCGGCTGCATTGTTTCCGGTTCGGTGGTAACGCACTCGGTGCTGTTTCCGCGCGTGCGGGTTAATTCGTTTTGCAGCATAGATTCAACGGTATTGTTGCCGGACGTGGTTGTCGGGCGCTCCTGTCGTTTGCGCCGCTGCGTCATCGACCGCGCCTGTCAGCTCCCGGAGGGCACCGTCATCGGCGAAAATGCGGAAGAAGACAGCCGCCGGTTTTATCGCTCGGAGGAAGGGATTGTGCTGGTGACGCGGGCGATGCTGGAAAAACGGTAA
- the glgP gene encoding glycogen phosphorylase: MNTPFTYTAPTLSVEALKHSIAYKLMFAVGKDPAIATKHDWLNATLLAVRDRMVERWLRSNRAQLSQDVRQVYYLSMEFLLGRTLSNALLAMGLYDDLNAALDGMGLELDDLLQEENDPGLGNGGLGRLAACFLDSLATLALPGRGYGIRYEYGMFKQNIVNGQQAESPDYWLEYGNSWEFPRHSTRYKVRFGGRIQQEGTKARWLETEEIIACAYDQIIPGFDTDATNTLRLWSAQASNEINLGKFNQGDYFAAVEDKNHSENVSRVLYPDDSTYSGRELRLRQEYFLVSATVQDILNRHWMMHKTYDNLAEKFAIHLNDTHPVLAIPELMRLLIDDHKFKWQAAWEVVTKVFSYTNHTLMQEALETWPVDMLGKILPRHLQLIFEINEHFLEYVQEQFPGDNELLARVSIIEETNGRRVRMAWLAVVASHKVNGVSELHSDLMVQSLFADFARLFPDRFCNKTNGVTPRRWLALANRPLAKVLDDTIGQSWRTDLSQLSELKPHIDYPAFVQKIRQAKLENKQRLALYIAENLNIEVNPEALFDVQIKRIHEYKRQLLNVLHIITLYNRLKDDPGVDRVPRVAIFAGKAASAYYMAKHIINLINDVAQVINNDPALHDRLKVVFIPNYGVSLAQIIIPAADLSEQISLAGTEASGTSNMKFALNGALTIGTLDGANVEMQEHIGEENIFIFGNTADQVDALRQNGYNPREYYDKDEELHRVLTQIATGVFSPDDARRYSDLFDSLVNFGDYYQLLADYRSYVDTQARVDELYRNVDEWTRCTAHNIASMGYFSSDRTIREYAEEIWNIKPIRL, from the coding sequence ATGAACACGCCGTTTACTTATACTGCACCAACGCTCAGTGTAGAAGCGTTGAAACATTCCATCGCTTACAAGCTGATGTTCGCCGTGGGCAAAGATCCGGCCATCGCCACCAAGCATGACTGGCTGAACGCCACGCTGCTGGCGGTGCGCGACCGTATGGTGGAGCGCTGGCTGCGTTCCAACCGGGCGCAGCTGTCGCAGGATGTCCGCCAGGTCTATTACCTTTCCATGGAGTTTTTGCTCGGGCGCACGCTGTCAAATGCGTTGCTGGCGATGGGGCTGTATGATGATTTAAACGCCGCGCTGGACGGTATGGGGCTGGAGCTGGACGACCTGTTGCAGGAAGAGAACGATCCCGGTCTGGGCAACGGCGGATTGGGGCGGCTGGCGGCCTGTTTTCTGGATTCGCTGGCCACTCTGGCGCTGCCGGGGCGGGGCTACGGCATCCGTTATGAATACGGCATGTTCAAACAGAACATCGTCAACGGGCAGCAGGCCGAATCGCCGGACTACTGGCTGGAGTATGGCAACTCGTGGGAGTTCCCCCGCCACAGCACCCGCTACAAAGTACGTTTCGGCGGACGGATTCAGCAGGAAGGCACCAAAGCCCGCTGGCTGGAAACCGAAGAGATTATCGCCTGCGCTTACGACCAGATCATTCCCGGTTTCGATACGGATGCGACCAACACCCTGCGTTTGTGGAGCGCGCAGGCCAGTAATGAAATCAACCTGGGCAAGTTTAATCAGGGCGACTATTTCGCGGCGGTGGAGGATAAAAACCATTCGGAAAACGTATCCCGGGTGCTTTATCCCGATGATTCAACCTATTCGGGGCGCGAACTGCGCCTGCGTCAGGAGTATTTCCTGGTTTCCGCCACGGTGCAGGACATCCTTAACCGCCACTGGATGATGCATAAAACCTACGACAATCTGGCGGAGAAGTTCGCCATCCACCTGAATGATACCCACCCGGTGCTGGCGATCCCGGAATTGATGAGGCTGCTGATCGACGATCACAAATTCAAATGGCAGGCCGCCTGGGAGGTGGTCACCAAAGTCTTTTCCTATACCAACCACACCCTGATGCAGGAAGCGCTGGAAACCTGGCCGGTGGATATGCTGGGCAAGATCCTGCCGCGCCACCTGCAATTGATTTTCGAGATTAACGAGCATTTTCTGGAGTACGTCCAGGAGCAGTTCCCCGGCGACAATGAGCTGTTGGCGAGGGTTTCCATTATTGAGGAAACCAACGGGCGCAGAGTCCGCATGGCCTGGCTGGCGGTGGTGGCGAGCCATAAAGTGAACGGGGTGTCGGAGCTGCATTCGGACCTGATGGTGCAGTCGCTGTTCGCAGACTTCGCGCGTCTGTTTCCCGACCGCTTCTGCAACAAGACCAATGGGGTTACGCCGCGGCGCTGGCTGGCGCTGGCCAACCGCCCGCTGGCCAAGGTGCTGGACGATACCATCGGGCAGAGCTGGCGCACCGATCTCAGCCAACTGAGCGAACTGAAACCGCATATCGACTATCCGGCGTTTGTGCAGAAGATCCGTCAGGCCAAGCTGGAGAATAAACAGCGGCTGGCGCTTTATATCGCGGAAAACCTGAATATCGAGGTGAACCCGGAGGCGTTGTTCGACGTACAGATTAAGCGGATCCACGAATACAAACGGCAACTGCTCAACGTGCTGCATATCATCACGCTGTATAACCGACTTAAGGACGATCCGGGGGTGGATCGCGTGCCGCGCGTGGCGATTTTTGCCGGCAAGGCGGCCTCCGCCTACTATATGGCGAAGCATATCATCAATCTGATCAATGACGTCGCTCAGGTGATCAACAACGATCCCGCGCTGCACGATCGGCTGAAGGTGGTGTTTATTCCCAACTACGGCGTCAGCCTGGCGCAGATCATCATCCCGGCGGCGGATCTCTCCGAGCAGATCTCGCTGGCGGGCACCGAAGCCTCCGGCACCAGCAATATGAAATTCGCGCTTAATGGCGCGCTGACCATCGGTACGCTGGACGGCGCGAACGTCGAAATGCAGGAACATATCGGCGAAGAAAACATATTTATCTTCGGCAATACCGCCGATCAGGTGGACGCGCTGCGTCAAAACGGTTACAACCCGCGTGAATATTACGATAAGGATGAAGAACTGCACCGGGTGCTGACGCAAATCGCCACCGGCGTTTTCAGCCCGGATGACGCCAGACGCTACAGCGACCTGTTTGATTCGCTGGTGAACTTTGGTGACTACTACCAGCTGCTGGCGGACTACCGCAGCTATGTGGATACGCAGGCCCGGGTGGACGAGCTATACCGCAACGTTGACGAATGGACGCGCTGCACGGCGCATAATATCGCCAGCATGGGCTATTTTTCTTCCGATAGAACCATCCGCGAGTACGCCGAGGAAATCTGGAATATCAAGCCGATACGGCTGTAG
- the glgX gene encoding glycogen debranching protein GlgX, giving the protein MAVLQAGSPTPLGASFDGEGVNFALFSADAERVELCLFDERQQERRLELTARSGDIWHGYLPGAQPGLRYGFRVDGPFEPSQGLRFNPHKLLLDPCARRLDGWVADDDSLQGGVDARDERDSAAVMPKCVVVAEDYDWQGDRHPQTPWSRTVIYEAHVRGLTQLHPAIPQAIRGSYAALGHPAIIDYLQTLGVTALELLPVQQHADEPRLQRLGLRNYWGYNVLLPFAADNSLAAGEDALNEFRDAVKALHSAGIEVILDVVFNHSAELDVEGPTLALRGIDNRSYYWLGDHGEYHNWTGCGNVLRLNHPAVVDWVMDCLRFWRETCRVDGFRFDLATVLGRTPEFDAAAPLLTAMKNDRRLQGCKLIAEPWDLGHGGYQLGRFPPPFAEWSDRYRDDMRRFWLHGDIPLGAFARRFAASSDIFQHHDRLPYASVNKLTAHDGFTLRDLVSFNHKHNEANGENNRDGTDGNFSHNHGTEGLDADADTQRRRHASRRALLTTLLLSQGTPMLLAGDEQGHSQQGNNNAYCQDNELTWLHWDDVDEDLIRFTAGLIRLRRAIPSLRQEAWWREGDGAVQWLDINGQPLTAQQWEQGERQLQILLSERWLLLINAGAQAGDFTLPPGQWRVSPPFDDNTYRINDGVWQGNAPAVCILTK; this is encoded by the coding sequence ATGGCGGTATTGCAAGCGGGCAGCCCCACCCCGCTGGGGGCGAGTTTTGACGGCGAAGGCGTTAATTTCGCGCTGTTTTCGGCTGATGCCGAACGGGTTGAACTCTGTCTTTTTGATGAGCGTCAGCAGGAACGGCGGCTGGAGTTAACCGCGCGCAGCGGCGATATCTGGCACGGCTATCTGCCCGGCGCGCAGCCGGGGTTACGCTATGGTTTCCGGGTGGACGGGCCTTTCGAACCGTCGCAAGGCTTACGCTTTAACCCGCATAAGCTGTTGCTTGACCCGTGCGCCCGTCGGCTGGACGGCTGGGTGGCGGACGACGACAGCCTGCAAGGCGGCGTCGACGCCCGCGACGAGCGCGACAGCGCGGCGGTGATGCCCAAGTGCGTGGTCGTCGCCGAGGACTATGACTGGCAGGGCGACCGCCATCCGCAGACGCCGTGGAGCCGGACTGTGATTTATGAAGCCCACGTGCGCGGGCTGACCCAGCTGCATCCCGCTATCCCGCAGGCGATCCGCGGCAGCTATGCCGCGCTGGGCCACCCGGCGATTATCGACTATCTGCAAACGCTGGGCGTCACCGCGCTGGAACTGCTGCCGGTCCAGCAGCACGCCGACGAACCGCGGCTACAGCGCCTGGGGCTGCGTAATTACTGGGGCTATAACGTGCTGCTGCCGTTCGCGGCGGATAACAGCCTGGCCGCCGGCGAGGACGCGCTCAACGAATTCCGCGATGCGGTGAAAGCTCTGCATAGCGCCGGTATCGAAGTCATTCTTGACGTGGTGTTTAACCACAGCGCCGAACTGGACGTGGAAGGGCCGACCCTTGCGCTGCGCGGCATCGATAACCGCAGCTATTACTGGCTGGGCGACCACGGCGAATACCACAACTGGACGGGCTGCGGCAACGTGCTGCGCCTTAACCATCCCGCGGTGGTCGACTGGGTGATGGACTGTCTGCGTTTCTGGCGCGAAACCTGCCGCGTCGACGGCTTCCGTTTCGATCTGGCGACGGTGCTGGGGCGCACGCCGGAATTCGACGCCGCGGCGCCGCTACTGACGGCGATGAAAAACGACCGCCGCCTTCAGGGCTGCAAGCTGATTGCCGAGCCGTGGGATCTGGGTCACGGCGGTTATCAACTGGGGCGTTTTCCGCCGCCGTTCGCCGAATGGAGCGATCGCTATCGCGACGATATGCGCCGCTTCTGGCTGCATGGCGATATCCCGCTCGGCGCGTTCGCCCGTCGTTTTGCCGCCTCCAGCGATATCTTCCAGCATCACGACCGCCTGCCTTATGCCTCGGTCAACAAGCTTACCGCCCACGACGGTTTTACCCTGCGCGACCTAGTCAGCTTTAACCATAAACATAATGAAGCGAACGGTGAAAACAACCGCGACGGCACCGACGGCAATTTCAGTCACAACCACGGAACCGAGGGACTGGACGCTGATGCCGACACGCAGCGCCGCCGCCATGCCAGCCGGCGGGCGCTGCTGACCACGCTGCTGTTGTCGCAGGGCACCCCCATGCTGCTGGCGGGGGATGAACAGGGGCACAGCCAGCAGGGCAACAACAACGCCTACTGTCAGGATAACGAACTGACCTGGCTGCACTGGGATGACGTTGACGAGGATCTGATCCGCTTTACCGCCGGGTTAATCCGCCTGCGCCGCGCCATACCGTCGTTGCGACAGGAGGCGTGGTGGCGGGAGGGGGATGGCGCGGTGCAATGGCTGGATATAAACGGGCAACCGTTGACCGCGCAGCAATGGGAGCAGGGGGAGCGCCAACTGCAGATTTTGCTTTCCGAACGCTGGCTGCTGCTGATTAACGCCGGCGCGCAGGCGGGAGATTTCACCCTGCCGCCGGGGCAGTGGCGGGTCTCTCCACCTTTTGATGACAACACATACCGGATTAACGATGGGGTATGGCAAGGGAATGCACCGGCGGTCTGTATCCTTACAAAATAA